The following proteins come from a genomic window of Geomonas sp. RF6:
- a CDS encoding M48 family metallopeptidase, translated as MSITKQLFFSTVLTVSVVFGCATTSPSKVGGFNLVSVDEEKQLGDKFAVEIEKQHQVVNDPEVQAYIDRVGKKLLTGVDKVQFPYTFKVVKDESVNAFAIPGGHTYVNTGLIKAADNENELAAVMAHEINHVVARHSTQQMTKQYGYELVAGLLLGQNQNQLAKLAADLFGKAGLLYYSRDMENQADYLGVQTMYKAGYDPKGMSTFFQKLQAQHSANPGKIAQFLSSHPQTGERIQNVNEEIAKLPPKQFPAVSEAEFQKVKAKVKGM; from the coding sequence ATGAGCATAACGAAACAACTATTTTTCTCCACCGTACTCACCGTTTCTGTCGTCTTTGGCTGCGCCACGACCTCGCCGAGCAAAGTCGGCGGGTTCAACCTGGTGTCGGTAGACGAAGAGAAGCAACTGGGGGACAAATTCGCGGTGGAAATCGAGAAGCAGCACCAGGTGGTGAACGATCCGGAAGTGCAGGCGTACATCGACCGGGTCGGTAAGAAACTTCTGACCGGCGTGGACAAGGTGCAGTTTCCCTACACCTTCAAGGTCGTAAAGGACGAGAGCGTCAACGCCTTCGCCATTCCCGGCGGGCACACCTATGTGAACACCGGGCTCATCAAGGCGGCCGATAACGAGAACGAGCTGGCGGCAGTCATGGCGCACGAGATAAATCACGTGGTGGCGCGGCATTCTACGCAGCAGATGACGAAGCAATACGGCTACGAGCTCGTCGCGGGTCTCCTGCTCGGGCAGAACCAGAACCAGCTCGCGAAGCTCGCGGCGGACCTCTTCGGTAAGGCGGGGCTTTTGTACTATAGCCGCGACATGGAAAACCAGGCGGACTACCTGGGAGTGCAGACGATGTACAAGGCGGGGTACGATCCGAAGGGGATGTCGACCTTTTTCCAGAAGCTCCAGGCGCAGCATAGCGCCAATCCCGGAAAGATCGCCCAGTTCCTCTCCTCCCACCCCCAGACGGGGGAGCGGATCCAGAACGTCAACGAGGAGATAGCGAAGCTCCCGCCGAAGCAGTTCCCAGCCGTGTCGGAGGCTGAATTCCAGAAGGTGAAGGCGAAGGTAAAGGGGATGTAG
- a CDS encoding response regulator, with product MRILIVDDIAVNRMVLDTMLSVYGETVLVENGAEGVWAVEEALAAEDPFDLICLDINMPEMDGLEALHAIRAAEQRHDVKRAVIVMVTASSRPEDMLRSLEQEGCDAFVVKPVLWQTLRSVIGRHGLLEEADDAVAAVG from the coding sequence ATGAGAATACTGATTGTCGACGATATAGCGGTAAACCGGATGGTGCTCGACACCATGTTGAGCGTCTATGGTGAGACGGTGCTGGTGGAAAACGGCGCCGAGGGGGTGTGGGCCGTGGAGGAGGCGCTTGCCGCGGAGGACCCCTTCGACCTCATCTGCCTGGACATCAACATGCCTGAGATGGACGGGCTGGAGGCGCTGCACGCCATCAGGGCGGCGGAGCAGCGCCACGATGTGAAGCGGGCCGTCATCGTCATGGTGACCGCGAGCAGCCGCCCGGAGGATATGCTGAGGTCGCTGGAGCAGGAAGGGTGCGACGCCTTTGTGGTGAAGCCGGTGCTCTGGCAGACGCTAAGAAGCGTCATCGGCAGGCACGGTCTTCTGGAGGAAGCAGACGACGCAGTCGCCGCCGTTGGCTAA
- a CDS encoding DUF342 domain-containing protein — translation MADIVPPTVQQAKRLELKRLGYAFELLLAPDATSCIVTYTPTGNGPPLAEAELRQYLEQARVKAGVFPDSVEELLNHAAQGKALAGLLLAEGTPMVPGEDARLELNWTPPPPAESDDDDAVSVDLHRVQEFFNVKEGDLVATLLPSTPGTPGLSIHGAEIPARAGSSLQVKPGKNVALTPDGTQIFATAAGRVFCQGEDISVEDIYQVKGDVGFKVGNVDFNGFLEVTGDILDGFQVRASKGIKVGGNVGACTLTSDGDITFCGMNGQGKGVISCGGTLKANFIYETKLEVAGDLVVESEMRLCGIKCLGSVHVNRGGVVGGECVALAGVEAGALGSVSSLHTRVVVGVSYRDLEELTQRFDELKELTAREKLAHGSKGETNKLHQQRVAITSLIQEIRSRVYTRANAKVNVRKMMYGGVTVSLGTMTEEFREERPGPFSMIENTVEGGVRFLGMTDLAFAASSLEREFVRQAQLLRH, via the coding sequence ATGGCTGACATCGTACCTCCCACTGTTCAACAGGCTAAACGCCTGGAGTTGAAGCGCCTCGGTTACGCCTTCGAGCTTCTTCTCGCCCCTGATGCAACATCCTGCATCGTCACCTACACCCCCACCGGAAACGGTCCCCCCCTTGCTGAGGCGGAACTGCGGCAGTACCTGGAGCAGGCGCGCGTAAAGGCCGGAGTCTTTCCGGACTCGGTCGAGGAACTCCTCAACCACGCAGCGCAAGGGAAGGCGCTGGCAGGGCTCCTTCTGGCGGAGGGGACACCTATGGTCCCGGGGGAGGATGCCCGGCTGGAGCTCAACTGGACCCCGCCCCCCCCTGCGGAGAGCGATGATGACGATGCCGTCTCGGTCGACCTGCACCGGGTGCAGGAGTTTTTCAATGTGAAGGAGGGGGATCTGGTGGCGACTCTGCTTCCTTCCACTCCCGGCACCCCCGGCCTCTCCATCCACGGCGCAGAGATCCCGGCAAGGGCGGGGAGCTCGTTGCAGGTAAAGCCGGGGAAGAACGTGGCTCTCACCCCCGACGGTACCCAGATCTTCGCCACCGCCGCGGGACGCGTCTTCTGCCAGGGTGAGGACATCTCGGTGGAGGACATCTACCAGGTAAAGGGGGATGTGGGGTTCAAGGTCGGCAACGTGGACTTCAACGGCTTTCTGGAAGTGACCGGCGATATCCTGGACGGCTTCCAGGTGCGAGCCAGCAAGGGGATCAAGGTCGGCGGCAATGTCGGCGCCTGCACACTGACCTCCGACGGCGACATCACCTTCTGCGGCATGAATGGTCAGGGGAAAGGGGTTATCAGCTGCGGCGGGACGTTGAAGGCGAACTTCATCTACGAGACGAAGCTCGAGGTGGCGGGCGACCTGGTCGTGGAGTCGGAGATGCGCCTGTGCGGCATCAAGTGCCTCGGATCGGTGCACGTTAACCGGGGAGGAGTTGTCGGAGGGGAATGCGTTGCCCTTGCCGGCGTCGAAGCGGGAGCGCTTGGAAGCGTCTCCTCTCTCCATACCCGTGTCGTCGTCGGCGTGAGCTACCGCGACCTGGAGGAACTCACCCAGCGCTTCGACGAGCTGAAGGAGCTCACCGCCCGGGAGAAGCTCGCGCACGGGTCGAAAGGGGAGACGAACAAACTGCACCAGCAGCGTGTGGCCATCACCTCTCTCATCCAGGAGATACGCTCCCGCGTCTATACACGGGCAAACGCGAAGGTGAACGTCCGCAAGATGATGTACGGCGGCGTGACCGTCAGCCTCGGCACGATGACGGAGGAGTTCCGCGAGGAGCGCCCCGGACCGTTCTCCATGATCGAAAATACCGTCGAGGGGGGGGTGCGCTTCCTTGGCATGACCGACCTCGCCTTCGCCGCAAGCTCCCTGGAACGGGAGTTCGTGCGCCAGGCGCAACTTTTGCGGCATTGA